The following coding sequences lie in one Drosophila bipectinata strain 14024-0381.07 chromosome XR, DbipHiC1v2, whole genome shotgun sequence genomic window:
- the na gene encoding sodium leak channel NALCN isoform X2: MIDRLQIRRLGAAARNKRAGGGGGGGGGGTGAVTVAGTGGGAAAAAVGTGGGGGATTTGVGSGTAGGGGQTAQATVSGSGTGSSGPHHHHSHPHTPSGINTPATASTSSSSGNSLTPQQQHHQQQQQQQQHHHQHHHAPHHHVHAHGHGQHHHHPHSHHTHGGYGGHSHPHPPYTHPHQHQHRGSQFNFNPSPGSSPGNGLGVVGRHQDAASALNSPTTIVNSGSGSGGGSSVAFGMQSALQQQSLAGGGSSAGTAAASSGHNNGGGAGGGIGVGIGMGGGGGGGLNLLGGIGGLGGMGGMGGGAAAAGMGICGGISSTVGSAAITGVPPIGLGIATGIGNKIMLGRKQSLKGGEPFLADYGPEESLNESADIEWVNKLWVRRLMRLCALVSLTSVSLNTPKTFERYPSLQFITFVSDTAVTLLFTAEMIAKMHIRGVLHGEVPYLKDHWCQFDASMVSFLWISIILQIFEVLEIVPKFSYLSIMRAPRPLIMIRFLRVFLKFSMPKSRINQIFKRSSQQIYNVTLFFLFFMSLYGLLGVQFFGELKNHCVMNNTKYDENDMPFLTINSLAIPDTFCSMDPDSGYQCSPGMRCMKMDFLSSYVIGFNGFEDIATSIFTVYQAASQEGWVFIMYRAIDSLPAWRAAFYFSTMIFFLAWLVKNVFIAVITETFNEIRVQFQQMWGARGHIQKTAASQILSGNDSGWRLVTIDDNKHGGLAPETCHAILRSPYFRMLVMSVILANGIVTATMTFKHDGRPRDVFYERYYYIELVFTCLLDLETLFKIYCLGWRGYYKHSIHKFELLLAAGTTLHIVPMFYPSGLTYFQVLRVVRLIKASPMLEGFVYKIFGPGKKLGSLIIFTMCLLIISSSISMQLFCFLCDFTKFESFPEAFMSMFQILTQEAWVEVMDETMIRTSKTLTPLVAVYFILYHLFVTLIVLSLFVAVILDNLELDEDIKKLKQLKFREQSAEIKETLPFRLRIFEKFPDSPQMTILHRIPNDFMLPKVRESFMKHFVIELETEDPSLVENCKRPMSECWESNVVFRKQKPVRIMNKTAKVRAAGSSLRKLAITHIINDSNNQRLMLGDSAMLPVVGTKGGGGLKSQGTITHSKPWRVDQKNVRSGSIKLKQTYEHLMENGDIAAAPRANSGRARPHDLDIKLLQAKRQQAEMRRNQREEDLRENHPFFDTPLFLVPRESRFRKICQKIVHARYDARLKDPLTGKERKVQYKSLHNFLGLVTYLDWVMIFATTLSCISMMFETPSYRVMDHPTLQIAEYGFVIFMSLELALKILADGLFFTPKAYIKDVAAALDVFIYVVSTSFLCWMPLNIPTNSAAQLLMILRCVRPLRIFTLVPHMRKVVYELCRGFKEILLVSTLLILLMFIFASYGVQLYGGRLARCNDPTITRREDCVGVFMRRVFVTKMKLTPGPDESYPAMLVPRVWANPRRFNFDNIGDAMLTLFEVLSFKGWLDVRDVLIKAVGPVHAVYIHIYIFLGCMIGLTLFVGVVIANYSENKGTALLTVDQRRWCDLKKRLKIAQPLHLPPRPDGRKIRAFTYDITQHIIFKRVIAVVVLINSMLLSITWIKGEVHTERLVIVSAVLTFVFVVEVVMKNIAFTPRGYWQSRRNRYDLLVTVAGVIWIILQTILRNDLSYFFGFMVVILRFFTITGKHTTLKMLMLTVGVSVCKSFFIIFGMFLLVFFYALAGTILFGTVKYGEGIGRRANFGSPVTGVAMLFRIVTGEDWNKIMHDCMVQPPYCTLGDNYWETDCGNFTASLIYFCTFYVIITYIVLNLLVAIIMENFSLFYSNEEDALLSYADIRNFQNTWNIVDIHQRGVIPVRRVKFILRLLKGRLECDPQKDRLLFKYMCYELDKLHNGEDVTFHDVINMLSYRSVDIRKALQLEELLAREEFEYLVEEEVAKMTIRTWLEGCLKKIRAQNASKQQNSLIAGLRATNEQPVMRPNVQEDKTPLGAAEKSAISTISGAVSGACPPTSDAFSPTFSSTENEEKEASSSAAVPHPEPLTGVTTTTVAVAGTTVAERGTATATAARHVMTMGKRGYALNRSDSTGSSAGRKFLAPTSSDPQQRSTLSDKERLHISSQQRKKNSMTTLPHAGQLGQLAKQRGTGVGAGGAGGGSGGEASKSASFFASEIGQFHYPTINAAAAAAAALHGHGHHGHHGHVHGHGHGHGMDALHHHHHHGALGSPSAMMSQVIGGSGKQQPFNNQANVVYEVHDWWQEQVLCTQTSDDEI, translated from the exons ATGATTGACCGTCTTCAGATACGCCGCTTGGGTGCAGCTGCTAGAAACAAACGCGcaggaggcggaggaggaggaggaggtggcggAACAGGAGCGGTAACAGTAGCTGGaacaggaggaggagcagcagcagcagcagtaggaacaggaggaggaggaggagcaacAACTACAGGAGTAGGATCAGGAACAGCAGGCGGCGGAGGACAAACCGCACAGGCAACTGTCAGTGGTAGTGGCACTGGTAGTAGTGGTCCCCACCATCATCACTCCCATCCCCATACACCGAGCGGCATCAACACGCCCGCCACGGCCAGTACCAGTTCCTCCAGCGGCAACAGCCTGAccccgcagcagcagcatcaccaacagcagcagcagcagcagcaacatcatcaccagcaccaccacgcCCCCCACCACCACGTTCACGCCCACGGCCACGGACAGCACCATCATCATCCCCACAGCCATCACACCCACGGAGGCTACGGCGGACACTCGCATCCCCATCCCCCGTACACACATCCGCACCAGCATCAGCACCGCGGCAGCCAGTTCAACTTTAATCCATCGCCGGGCAGCAGTCCTGGCAACGGGCTGGGCGTGGTCGGGCGCCATCAGGATGCGGCCAGTGCGCTCAACAGTCCCACGACCATTGTGAACtccggcagcggcagcggcggcggcagcagcgtAGCCTTCGGGATGCAGTCCGCCCTGCAACAGCAGTCGCTCGCCGGCGGAGGATCCTCTGCTGGCACGGCGGCGGCCTCTTCGGGACACAACAACGGTGGCGGAGCCGGCGGCGGCATCGGAGTCGGAATCGGGATGGGCGGGGGCGGTGGTGGAGGCCTCAATCTATTGGGCGGCATCGGCGGTCTGGGCGGAATGGGTGGCATGGGGGGCGGGGCAGCTGCTGCCGGTATGGGGATCTGTGGAGGCATTAGTAGCACCGTAGGCTCCGCGGCCATTACGGGCGTTCCACCCATCGGACTGGGCATCGCCACGGGAATCGGGAACAAGATAATGCTCGGCCGGAAGCAGAGTCTCAAGGGCGGTGAGCCCTTCCTAGCGGACTACGGGCCGGAGGAGTCGCTCAACGAGAGTGCCGACATCGAGTGGGTGAACAAGCTGTGGGTGCGCCGCCTGATGCGACTGTGTGCCCTCGTCTCGCTGACCTCCGTATCCCTGAACACGCCCAAGACCTTCGAGCGGTATCCGTCGCTGCAGTTCATCACCTTTGTCTCCGATACGGCGGTGACGCTGCTCTTTACGGCGGAAATGATAGCCAAGATGCATATCCGTGGTGTCTTACAT GGTGAGGTGCCTTATCTGAAGGATCACTGGTGCCAATTTGATGCTTCCATGGTCAGTTTTCTGTGGATTTCCATAATTCTACAGATATTCGAAGTGCTCGAGATAGTTCCAAA GTTTTCGTATTTGTCGATTATGAGAGCACCTCGTCCATTGATTATGATTCGCTTCCTTCGGGTCTTCCTTAAGTTTAGTATGCCAAAGAGTCGCATCAATCAAATCTTCAA GCGTTCGAGTCAACAGATCTACAATGTCACATTATTCTTCCTGTTCTTCATGTCCCTGTACGGTCTGTTGGGAGTTCAGTTCTTTGGAGAATTGAAGAATCATTGTGTGATGAACAACACCAAATACGATGAGAATGATATGCC attcCTAACCATCAACTCGCTGGCCATTCCGGACACATTCTGCTCAATGGATCCGGACTCTGGGTATCAATGTTCGCCCGGAATGCGTTGCATGAAAATGGATTTCCTCAGCAGCTATGTGATTGGTTTCAATGGCTTCGAGGACATTGCCACGAGCATCTTCACGGTGTACCAGGCAGCCTCGCAGGAGGGCTGGGTCTTCATCATGTACCGGGCCATCGACTCTCTGCCGGCCTGGCGAGCAGCATTCTACTTCAGTACGATGATCTTCTTCCTGGCGTGGCTGGTGAAGAACGTGTTCATTGCGGTGATTACGGAGACCTTTAACGAGATCCGAGTGCAGTTCCAGCAGATGTGGGGCGCTCGGGGTCACATCCAGAAGACGGCTGCGTCGCAGATACTCAGCGGAAACGATTCCGGGTGGCGTCTGGTGACCATCGACGATAATAAGCACGGCGGGTTGGCGCCGGAGACGTGCCATGCCATCCTGCGATCGCCGTACTTCCGGATGCTGGTGATGAGCGTGATCCTGGCCAATGGAATTGTGACGGCCACCATGACCTTTAAGCATGACGGCCGGCCGAGGGATGTGTTCTACGAGAGGTACTACTACATCGAGCTGGTCTTCACCTGCCTGCTGGACCTGGAGACGCTCTTCAAGATCTACTGCTTGGGTTGGAGGGGATACTACAAGCACTCCATTCACAAATTCGAGCTGCTGCTGGCGGCAGGAACGACGCTTCACATTGTACCGATGTTCTACCCCTCCGGGCTGACCTACTTTCAGGTTTTGAGAGTGGTCCGACTGATCAAGGCGTCCCCGATGCTGGAGGGATTCGTCTACAAGATCTTCGGGCCGGGCAAGAAACTCGGATCACTGATCATCTTCACCATGTGCCTGCTGATCATCAGCTCGAGCATCTCGATGCAGCTCTTCTGCTTCCTGTGCGACTTCACCAAGTTCGAGTCCTTTCCGGAGGCCTTCATGAGCATGTTCCAGATCCTCACCCAGGAGGCCTGGGTGGAGGTCATGGACGAGACGATGATCCGCACAAGCAAGACCCTTACGCCCCTGGTGGCCGTTTACTTTATACTCTACCATCTGTTCGTCACCCTCATCGTGCTCAGTCTTTTCGTGGCGGTCATTCTCGACAATTTGGAGCTGGACGAGGACATCAAGAAGCTTAAGCAGCTCAAGTTCCGCGAACAGAGCGCCGAGATCAAGGAGACCCTGCCCTTTCGTCTGCGCATCTTCGAGAAGTTCCCAGACTCTCCCCAGATGACCATCCTTCATCGCATCCCCAACGATTTCATGTTGCCCAAGGTGCGGGAGAGTTTCATGAAGCATTTCGTCATTGAGCTGGAGACCGAAGATCCCTCCCTGGTGGAGAACTGTAAGCGCCCGATGTCCGAGTGCTGGGAGTCCAATGTGGTCTTCCGGAAGCAGAAGCCCGTACGGATTATGAACAAGACAGCCAAAGTGCGGGCAGCGGGAAGCAGTCTTCGAAAGCTTGCCATCACCCACATTATCAA TGACAGCAACAACCAGAGACTGATGCTGGGCGACTCCGCCATGCTCCCGGTGGTGGGAACAAAGGGCGGCGGAGGCCTCAAGTCCCAGGGCACCATCACCCATTCGAAACCGTGGCGCGTCGACCAAAAGAA CGTCCGTTCCGGTTCCATCAAGCTCAAGCAGACGTACGAGCACCTCATGGAGAACGGAGACATTGCCGCCGCCCCGCGAGCCAACTCTGGACGGGCTCGTCCCCACGACCTGGACATTAAGCTGCTCCAGGCCAAGCGCCAGCAGGCCGAGATGCGACGGAATCAGCGCGAGGAGGATCTGCGCGAGAATCATCCCTTCTTCGACACGCCACTGTTTCTGGTGCCGCGCGAGAGTCGCTTCCGTAAGATCTGCCAGAAGATCGTCCATGCCCGCTACGATGCCCGATTGAAGGATCCTTTGACTGGCAAGGAGCGCAAAGTTCAGTACAAGAGTTTGCA TAACTTTCTGGGGCTAGTCACGTACTTGGACTGGGTGATGATCTTCGCCACGACGCTGTCCTGCATCTCGATGATGTTCGAGACGCCCAGTTACCGGGTGATGGACCATCCGACGCTCCAGATCGCCGAGTACGGCTTTGTGATCTTCATGAGCCTGGAGCTGGCACTCAAGATCCTCGCCGACGGGCTGTTCTTCACGCCGAAGGCTTACATTAAGGATGTGGCTGCCGCCTTGGATGTGTTCATCTATGTGGTGTCCACCTCGTTTCTGTGCTGGATGCCCCTCAATATTCCCACCAATTCGGCGGCCCAACTGCTGATGATCCTGCGCTGTGTCCGACCTCTGCGGATCTTCACGCTGGTGCCGCACATGCGGAAGGTGGTCTATGAGCTGTGTCGCGGCTTCAAGGAGATCCTGCTCGTATCCACGCTGCTCATCCTGCTGATGTTCATCTTCGCCAGCTACGGGGTGCAGCTCTACGGCGGTCGTCTGGCCCGCTGCAACGATCCGACCATCACCCGACGGGAGGACTGTGTAGGGGTCTTTATGCGTCGCGTTTTTGTTACCAAAATGAAGCTGACCCCGGGTCCCGACGAGTCCTATCCGGCGATGCTGGTGCCACGAGTGTGGGCCAATCCGCGACGCTTTAACTTTGATAATATCGGAGATGCCATGCTGACGCTCTTCGAGGTTTTGTCCTTCAAGGGCTGGCTGGATGTGCGAGATGTCCTCATCAAGGCAGTGGGACCG GTACACGCTGTCTACATCCACATCTACATCTTCTTGGGATGTATGATCGGTCTAACCCTGTTCGTTGGTGTGGTTATTGCCAATTACTCGGAGAACAAAGGCACGGCCCTGTTAACTGTTGACCAGAGACGTTGGTGTGACCTGAAGAAACGTCTGAAGATTGCCCAGCCACTGCACTTGCCCCCACGACCCGATGGCCGGAAGATCAGGGCCTTCACCTACGACATAACGCAACACATCATCTTTAAGAGGGTCATTGCCGTGGTGGTTCTCATAAATAGTATGCTGCTCTCCATTACG TGGATCAAGGGAGAGGTGCATACGGAACGCCTGGTGATCGTCAGTGCGGTATTGACCTTTGTCTTTGTGGTTGAGGTGGTGATGAAGAACATTGCCTTTACACCCCGTGGCTATTGGCAATCTAGGCGCAATCGCTATGACCTACTGGTCACCGTTGCCGGTGTCATTTGGATCATTCTGCAGACGATTCTGCGG AACGATCTGTCCTACTTCTTTGGATTCATGGTGGTCATCCTGCGCTTCTTCACCATCACCGGCAAGCACACCACACTGAAGATGCTCATGTTGACCGTGGGCGTGTCTGTATGCAAGTCCTTCTTCATTATTTTCGGGATGTTTCTGCTAGTCTTCTTCTATGCGCTGGCCGGGACCATACTCTTTG GAACTGTCAAATATGGAGAAGGTATTGGAAGACGGGCAAACTTTGGATCACCAGTCACCGGAGTGGCGATGCTCTTCCGGATCGTGACTGGAGAGGATTGGAATAAGATCATGCACGACTGTATGGTCCAGCCACCGTACTGTACTCTGGGTGACAACTACTGGGAGACGGATTGTGGCAACTTTACGGCCAGTCTCATATATTTTTGCACTTTCTATGTGATAATTACGTATATTGTGCTAAACTTACTTGTGG CTATTATCATGGAGAACTTTTCCCTCTTCTATTCGAATGAGGAGGACGCCTTATTATCCTATGCGGATATACGAAACTTTCAGAACACCTGGAACATAGTGGACATCCATCAGAGGGGTGTGATACCCGTACGGCGGGTCAAGTTCATACTGCGCCTGCTCAAAGGACGACTGGAGTGTGATCCTCAAAAGGACAGGCTGCTGTTCAAGTACATGTGCTATGAGCTGGATAAGCTGCACAATGGCGAGGATGTCACCTTCCATGATGTGATCAA TATGCTAAGCTATCGTTCGGTGGACATCAGGAAGGCGCTGCAGTTGGAGGAGCTGCTGGCCCGGGAGGAGTTCGAGTAcctggtggaggaggaggtggccaAGATGACCattcgcacatggctggagGGTTGCCTCAAGAAGATACGGGCACAGAATGCCAGC AAACAACAAAACTCATTGATAGCCGGGCTGAGGGCCACCAACGAACAGCCAGTGATGCGTCCGAATGTCCAGGAGGACAAGACGCCGCTGGGGGCGGCTGAGAAGTCGGCCATCAGTACGATAAGTGGTGCCGTTTCTGGCGCTTGTCCGCCCACCAGCGACGCCTTCTCGCCGACCTTCAGCTCCACGGAGAACGAGGAGAAGGAGGCCAGCAGCAGTGCTGCGGTGCCCCACCCAGAGCCTCTGACGGGtgtcaccaccaccaccgtgGCCGTGGCAGGTACGACGGTGGCTGAGAGGGGGACGGCCACGGCGACGGCTGCCCGGCATGTGATGACGATGGGAAAGCGGGGCTATGCCCTGAACAGATCGGACTCTACTGGAAGTTCGGCGGGGAGGAAGTTCCTCGCCCCCACCTCCAGTGATCCCCAGCAGCGGTCGACGCTGAGCGACAAGGAGCGGCTGCACATCAGCAGTCAGCAGAGGAAGAAGAACTCGATGACGACCCTGCCGCATGCCGGACAGCTGGGCCAGCTGGCGAAGCAGAGGGGGACGGGCGTCGGTGCCGGTGGAGCCGGTGGCGGATCTGGAGGAGAGGCGAGCAAGTCGGCCAGCTTCTTCGCCAGCGAGATTGGCCAGTTCCACTACCCGACAATAAACGCAGCAGCGGCCGCGGCAGCCGCTCTCCACGGACACGGCCATCACGGCCACCACGGCCATGTCCATGGACACGGACATGGACATGGGATGGATGCACTGcatcatcaccatcaccaCGGCGCCCTTGGCAGCCCCTCGGCGATGATGAGCCAGGTGATCGGAGGCAGTGGCAAGCAGCAGCCGTTTAACAACCAGGCGAACGTGGTCTACGAGGTGCACGACTGGTGGCAGGAGCAGGTCCTGTGCACCCAGACCAGCGACGATGAGATCTAG